A window of the Paraburkholderia phytofirmans OLGA172 genome harbors these coding sequences:
- a CDS encoding antitoxin Xre/MbcA/ParS toxin-binding domain-containing protein — protein sequence MLSEHEQAGRRATVANAIATQRLEGLELDSETIADLESWARGEIELATAQERALVRIEAHRQRRLGERAQSSAEEGLAEHARRILNVQALAGETFGDSVRAMQWMLHPHAMLNGCRPLDVMATQAGYDRVCDVLTRLEHGIGP from the coding sequence ATGCTCTCCGAACACGAACAGGCTGGGCGCCGCGCAACCGTGGCAAATGCGATTGCCACACAAAGGCTCGAAGGGCTGGAACTGGATTCCGAGACGATCGCTGATCTCGAAAGCTGGGCGCGCGGTGAAATTGAACTGGCGACGGCACAGGAGCGTGCCTTGGTCCGCATCGAAGCGCACAGGCAGAGGCGGCTAGGCGAGCGCGCGCAGTCCTCCGCCGAAGAGGGGCTTGCGGAGCATGCGCGGCGCATTCTCAACGTGCAGGCACTGGCCGGGGAAACTTTTGGAGATTCCGTGCGCGCGATGCAATGGATGCTGCATCCTCATGCGATGCTGAATGGCTGTCGCCCGCTGGACGTCATGGCTACTCAGGCTGGCTATGACCGCGTTTGCGATGTTCTCACGCGCCTGGAGCATGGCATCGGGCCATGA